Proteins from one Gimesia maris genomic window:
- a CDS encoding acyl-CoA dehydrogenase family protein, with translation MVNLSKAEIRLSAFVALILTLSCTPIVNAEDHVEQADKSRWLSPPTYAIKSVREAHSSQTPVIVEQEELDALINPDGGGACPISAALIALQTLRSMTGQPHHLQPHRFALKLFQKHPELKQGRITNDRFVNLLGWMSDQIAGYEIQVEVVSARNSVHTKSGPYWSDDDGPELSIKGGELNILAYTVTTSDGIVLGRHFALLKESGETQIRVLNPGKPMKDYQFIVEKRKTSSAPYKRIYLRSPGRLADTQPVQELNTVFKIRLIPSKTEPLPVSSLTIDQMKTAIDDLAEQLKSEGKLTSPREWRRRSAAFGLPGLDLPKSVGGSGWNAQQMLEVFRHAGRYNLNLRDVVGGAHGRPVVMMDSPIAKTALQKLVSGEAYFAVAITEEDAGTDTKSMQSQAVRDGGGFRLTGSKLWNARLRQATHVVLYTRSAEGSPNAQSVFLLPINHPGLEIVDRFAHGLTGNSFGGLKFNNMYVGPEYLIGKDGDGSKIFEKHFLYWRLMQAAAAIGCGERALEIMAERIRQRHVSGGPIGRFTHLQQPIGEYLTKLRMAAALAREAARFYDQGNYEAAEPLVNGIKAEGVEIALAACDAAMRAHGAVGYSREVDLGDRVRDLMGLRIADGTTDVMRMTVVREQYGFDLWEMSIRSYPHDSTREKD, from the coding sequence ATGGTCAACCTCTCGAAGGCTGAAATTCGTCTGAGTGCGTTTGTAGCATTGATACTCACGTTATCCTGCACACCAATCGTTAATGCTGAAGATCACGTTGAGCAGGCAGATAAGAGCCGCTGGTTGTCACCACCAACCTATGCGATCAAGTCGGTTCGGGAGGCCCACTCCAGCCAGACCCCGGTAATCGTAGAACAAGAAGAGCTCGATGCTCTGATCAATCCAGATGGAGGCGGGGCTTGCCCCATCTCAGCGGCTTTAATTGCATTGCAGACACTTCGGTCGATGACTGGTCAGCCACATCATCTCCAGCCCCATCGCTTCGCCTTGAAACTGTTCCAAAAACATCCAGAGCTAAAGCAAGGACGGATCACCAATGACAGATTTGTTAACTTGCTTGGCTGGATGTCCGACCAGATCGCTGGATATGAAATCCAAGTCGAGGTCGTGTCCGCCCGAAATAGTGTTCACACCAAATCAGGGCCGTACTGGTCTGACGATGATGGACCTGAGCTAAGCATCAAAGGAGGCGAGTTAAACATTCTGGCCTACACAGTGACAACATCAGATGGGATCGTGCTGGGTCGTCACTTTGCCCTGTTGAAGGAAAGCGGTGAAACACAAATTCGCGTTTTAAATCCAGGAAAACCGATGAAGGACTATCAGTTCATTGTTGAGAAACGCAAAACATCTTCGGCTCCCTACAAACGGATCTATTTAAGGAGCCCGGGACGGCTGGCAGACACTCAGCCTGTCCAAGAGCTGAATACCGTCTTCAAAATTCGCCTTATTCCCTCTAAAACGGAGCCCTTACCTGTTTCCTCGTTGACCATCGATCAGATGAAAACTGCGATCGACGATCTTGCGGAGCAACTGAAATCAGAAGGGAAACTTACCTCACCGCGAGAATGGCGACGACGCAGTGCTGCCTTCGGACTGCCCGGTCTGGACTTACCAAAATCAGTCGGAGGAAGCGGTTGGAACGCCCAGCAGATGCTGGAAGTATTCAGACACGCAGGTCGGTACAACCTGAATCTGCGAGATGTCGTCGGAGGTGCTCACGGTCGGCCAGTGGTGATGATGGATTCTCCTATCGCAAAGACCGCACTCCAAAAACTCGTCTCAGGAGAAGCCTACTTTGCAGTGGCGATCACTGAGGAAGATGCAGGTACGGATACGAAAAGTATGCAGAGCCAGGCAGTGAGAGATGGTGGTGGATTCCGCTTAACTGGCTCGAAACTCTGGAATGCGCGTTTGCGTCAGGCGACACATGTTGTGCTGTATACCAGGTCTGCTGAAGGCTCACCCAATGCTCAGTCAGTTTTCCTGCTGCCGATTAACCACCCTGGCCTGGAGATCGTCGATCGTTTCGCTCATGGTCTGACGGGTAATTCTTTCGGTGGACTCAAATTCAACAATATGTATGTGGGACCAGAATATCTGATCGGTAAGGATGGAGACGGAAGCAAAATCTTCGAGAAGCACTTCCTTTACTGGAGGTTAATGCAAGCTGCAGCGGCAATCGGTTGTGGTGAGCGTGCACTGGAAATCATGGCTGAGCGAATCCGACAGCGTCATGTATCAGGTGGACCGATTGGACGGTTCACCCATCTTCAGCAACCAATCGGCGAATACCTTACGAAACTGCGGATGGCAGCGGCACTGGCACGAGAGGCAGCTAGATTTTATGACCAGGGTAACTATGAAGCTGCTGAACCACTCGTCAATGGCATTAAGGCCGAAGGAGTTGAGATTGCGTTGGCGGCCTGTGATGCAGCAATGCGTGCTCATGGTGCGGTGGGTTACAGCCGCGAAGTCGACCTCGGTGACCGAGTACGTGATCTCATGGGGCTACGAATTGCAGACGGTACTACAGATGTGATGCGGATGACGGTTGTTAGAGAACAGTATGGTTTTGATCTTTGGGAAATGTCTATTCGTAGCTACCCGCATGACTCAACTCGGGAAAAAGATTAG
- a CDS encoding DUF2997 domain-containing protein — MTRIIEITVATDGQTRVETRGFSGEGCREASRFIETALGKQTEEQLTAEFHQSAGQQQTNQQRS; from the coding sequence ATGACTCGAATCATCGAAATCACCGTTGCCACAGATGGCCAGACCCGCGTGGAAACCAGGGGCTTTTCTGGAGAAGGGTGCCGCGAAGCCAGCCGGTTTATTGAAACAGCCCTCGGCAAGCAGACGGAAGAGCAGCTGACCGCTGAATTTCATCAGTCGGCAGGTCAGCAGCAAACCAACCAGCAACGGTCCTGA
- a CDS encoding restriction endonuclease subunit S, with product MSFPKYAEYKESGIEWLGKVPEHWDVFRMGILFAEVAESGNDDLPVLQVSIHHGVSDRELSESESDRKITRIDDKSKYKRVVPNDLVYNMMRAWQGGFGTVKVEGMVSPAYVVARPKIDFQTQFIEHLFRTPQAIEQMRRYSHGVTDFRLRLYWDKFKNVRVALPDKSEQQEICDYIDVETSKIDALVAEQRRLIELLKEKRQAVISHAVTKGLNPNAPMKDSGIEWLGDVPEHWEVCSLRRYAFFVDGDRGSEYPNENDLTSDGILFLSSKNIVGGKLDLKESKFISHEKFDALNRGKAQDGDLIVKVRGSTGRIGEMALFDVGAYSFETAFINAQMMIIRTGNKLTPKYLSKVSQSIYWMEQLSVGAYGTAQQQLSNKVFSDLFVTMPPVTEQAEIADFIDLKVGEFDSLETEAEQAIELLQERRTALISAAVTGKINVRDYASLETS from the coding sequence ATGAGTTTTCCGAAGTATGCCGAATATAAAGAGAGTGGTATTGAATGGCTGGGCAAAGTGCCGGAGCATTGGGATGTGTTTCGAATGGGCATTCTTTTCGCTGAAGTAGCTGAAAGTGGTAATGATGACTTACCCGTTCTGCAGGTTTCAATCCATCATGGAGTATCAGACCGAGAATTAAGCGAAAGTGAATCAGATAGAAAGATTACTCGAATTGATGATAAATCAAAATATAAACGAGTCGTACCAAACGATCTTGTTTACAACATGATGAGAGCATGGCAGGGTGGATTTGGGACTGTAAAGGTTGAAGGCATGGTAAGCCCTGCATATGTGGTAGCCAGACCAAAAATTGACTTCCAAACTCAATTTATTGAACATCTATTTCGAACTCCACAAGCTATCGAACAAATGCGACGGTATTCGCACGGTGTGACAGACTTCAGACTTCGTCTGTATTGGGACAAATTCAAGAATGTTCGAGTAGCTTTACCAGACAAGTCCGAGCAGCAAGAAATCTGTGACTATATAGATGTGGAAACATCGAAGATCGATGCGTTGGTGGCGGAGCAGCGGCGGTTGATTGAGTTGCTGAAGGAAAAGCGGCAGGCGGTCATCAGTCACGCGGTCACCAAAGGCCTGAATCCCAACGCCCCCATGAAAGACAGCGGCATCGAATGGCTGGGCGATGTCCCGGAACACTGGGAAGTTTGCTCATTGAGGCGTTATGCATTTTTTGTCGACGGAGATCGTGGAAGTGAGTACCCTAATGAGAATGATCTCACATCCGATGGTATTCTTTTTCTTTCGTCAAAAAACATTGTTGGAGGAAAACTCGACTTAAAGGAATCAAAGTTCATTTCTCATGAAAAGTTTGATGCACTTAACCGCGGCAAAGCACAAGATGGTGATTTGATTGTGAAAGTCCGCGGTAGCACAGGCAGAATTGGTGAAATGGCACTTTTTGACGTCGGAGCATACAGTTTCGAAACTGCGTTTATCAATGCTCAGATGATGATAATTCGCACTGGTAATAAATTGACCCCAAAATATCTCAGCAAAGTCTCGCAAAGTATTTACTGGATGGAACAGCTTTCCGTCGGTGCTTATGGGACTGCTCAACAACAATTATCGAACAAAGTATTTTCTGACCTTTTCGTCACAATGCCACCGGTTACAGAACAAGCTGAAATCGCTGATTTCATAGATTTAAAAGTGGGAGAATTTGATTCACTTGAAACGGAAGCCGAGCAAGCCATCGAACTCCTACAGGAACGCCGTACCGCTCTGATCTCCGCCGCTGTCACCGGTAAGATCAATGTCCGCGATTATGCTTCTCTGGAAACGTCATGA
- a CDS encoding type I restriction endonuclease subunit R — protein MSLHKEIKFEDEICDELSAAGWLFADKDAAHYDRERALYPADVVAWVQETQPKAWEVLTKNHGAGAEQALLNRLRDALNKSGTLSVLRQGFDVLGMRHKLKMAQFKPALAINPEIMEHYAANRLRVVRQVRYSLHNEKSIDLVLFLNGLPVATVELKTDNTQSIEDAVDQYRHDRDPAPKGQAAEPLLSFPSGALVHFAVSSREAKMTTRLAGTATHFLPFNLGNEGAAGNPVNSNGYMVSYLWEQVWQRESWLEILGRYMVAELDQKKQISKIIFPRYHQLDATRKLQAAILTEGPGQKYLIQHSAGSGKTNSIAWSAHFLADLHNAENKKIFDTVLVVSDRKVIDGQLQDVIYGFERTAGVVATIKGGGGSKSSELAEALSGDKKIVVCTIQTFPFALEAVRELAATQGKQFAVIADEAHSSQTGEAASKLKQLLSAEEQAAIADGGEISSEDILAAQMASRASEKGITYVAFTATPKAKTLELFGRRPDPSQPAGEGNLPAPFHVYSMRQAIEEGFILDVLKNYTSYKLAYKLANGGEEFDDTEVERGAAMKSLMNWVRLHPYNISQKVQIVVEHYRETVAMLLDGKAKAMVVVSSRLEAVRWQLAIEKYIKEKGYPLKTLVAFSGEVNDKESGPEPFKESSQTLNPGLKGRDIREAFKGDEYQILLVANKFQTGFDQPLLCGMYVDKRLDGIQAVQTLSRLNRCYPGKEDTYVLDFVNDPEVILASFKVYFTTASLSNITDPNLILDLRSTLDGTGYYDDFEVERVVNVELNPKSKQSQLEAAIKPVAERLLKQYENAKADFNLAKQNNDDETAKTAKETMEALHLFKGNMQTYLRAYTFLSQIFDYGNTDFEKRSIFYRHLQRLLKFGREREGVDLSEVKLTHHNLKNRGKQQMQLHDKDGLQLDPITEAGSGAVQEKLKARLSEIIEKVNDLFTGELSENDKLVYVNNVILGKLLESETLRKQAGSNSKEQFGNSPDLGSELDEAIMNALDAHIEMSTQALNSEKIKQGLKDILLNHTNLYEALRERSTSA, from the coding sequence ATGAGCCTGCACAAAGAAATCAAATTCGAAGACGAGATCTGCGATGAGCTGTCCGCGGCGGGCTGGCTGTTTGCCGACAAAGACGCGGCCCATTACGACCGGGAGCGGGCACTCTATCCCGCGGATGTCGTCGCCTGGGTGCAGGAAACACAGCCCAAAGCCTGGGAAGTTTTGACGAAGAATCACGGCGCAGGAGCAGAACAGGCGTTACTCAACCGATTGCGGGACGCACTCAACAAGAGCGGGACGCTCTCTGTATTGCGGCAGGGCTTCGATGTACTGGGCATGCGCCACAAACTCAAGATGGCACAATTCAAACCCGCGCTGGCCATCAACCCGGAGATCATGGAACATTATGCTGCCAACCGGCTGCGAGTCGTGCGGCAGGTGCGGTACTCTCTGCATAATGAAAAGAGTATCGATCTGGTCCTGTTCCTGAACGGTCTGCCCGTCGCGACAGTTGAACTGAAAACCGACAACACACAAAGCATTGAAGACGCCGTCGATCAGTACCGCCATGACAGAGATCCAGCCCCCAAAGGTCAGGCAGCCGAGCCGCTCCTGTCGTTTCCTTCGGGCGCTCTGGTGCATTTTGCGGTCAGCAGCCGGGAAGCGAAGATGACCACTCGACTGGCAGGGACAGCAACTCATTTTCTGCCGTTCAACCTGGGCAATGAAGGTGCCGCGGGAAATCCGGTCAATTCCAATGGCTATATGGTTTCCTATCTCTGGGAACAGGTCTGGCAGCGAGAAAGCTGGCTGGAAATCCTCGGGCGGTATATGGTCGCCGAACTGGATCAGAAAAAACAGATCTCTAAAATCATCTTCCCCCGCTATCATCAGCTGGACGCGACCCGCAAACTACAGGCGGCGATCTTAACCGAAGGCCCCGGTCAGAAGTACCTGATCCAGCATTCCGCCGGTTCGGGAAAAACGAATTCGATTGCCTGGTCGGCTCATTTTCTGGCAGACCTGCACAATGCCGAGAACAAAAAGATTTTCGATACGGTCCTGGTCGTCTCTGACCGGAAAGTGATTGATGGTCAGTTACAGGATGTCATCTACGGCTTCGAACGGACAGCGGGTGTCGTCGCCACCATTAAGGGGGGAGGCGGCAGCAAGAGTTCAGAACTGGCAGAAGCCCTGTCCGGGGATAAAAAGATTGTCGTCTGTACGATCCAGACGTTCCCGTTTGCGCTGGAAGCAGTCCGCGAACTGGCAGCCACCCAGGGCAAACAGTTTGCCGTCATTGCCGACGAGGCGCACAGCTCACAGACAGGGGAAGCCGCTTCCAAACTGAAACAGCTGTTATCGGCAGAGGAACAGGCAGCCATTGCCGACGGGGGCGAAATCAGCAGCGAAGACATTCTGGCAGCACAGATGGCATCCCGCGCCAGTGAAAAAGGCATCACTTACGTCGCGTTTACGGCCACTCCCAAAGCCAAGACGCTGGAACTGTTCGGGCGTCGCCCTGATCCCAGTCAACCTGCTGGCGAAGGGAACCTGCCGGCACCGTTTCACGTTTATTCCATGCGACAGGCGATTGAAGAGGGTTTCATTCTGGATGTCCTCAAGAATTACACGTCTTATAAGCTGGCTTATAAACTGGCGAATGGAGGCGAAGAATTTGACGACACCGAAGTTGAACGCGGCGCCGCCATGAAAAGCCTGATGAACTGGGTCCGACTGCATCCCTACAATATCTCCCAGAAAGTTCAGATCGTCGTCGAACATTACCGGGAAACGGTCGCCATGCTGCTAGACGGGAAAGCCAAAGCAATGGTCGTCGTCAGCAGTCGCCTGGAGGCGGTACGCTGGCAACTGGCCATTGAAAAGTATATCAAAGAAAAAGGCTACCCGCTCAAAACACTGGTCGCCTTTTCCGGGGAAGTCAACGACAAAGAGTCCGGCCCCGAACCGTTCAAAGAATCCAGCCAGACACTCAACCCCGGTCTGAAGGGACGCGATATCCGCGAAGCCTTCAAAGGGGACGAATACCAGATCCTGCTGGTGGCTAACAAATTTCAGACCGGCTTCGATCAGCCTTTATTGTGTGGCATGTACGTTGATAAGCGATTGGACGGGATACAGGCAGTACAGACCCTCTCCCGACTGAATCGCTGCTATCCGGGTAAGGAAGACACCTATGTACTCGACTTTGTGAATGATCCGGAAGTGATTCTCGCCTCATTCAAAGTCTATTTCACGACAGCCAGCCTGTCTAATATCACTGATCCAAACCTGATACTGGATCTGCGGTCAACGCTGGACGGGACCGGCTATTATGACGATTTTGAAGTCGAACGGGTGGTGAATGTCGAACTCAACCCGAAATCGAAGCAGAGCCAGTTGGAAGCCGCTATCAAGCCAGTGGCCGAACGTCTGCTGAAACAGTATGAAAACGCGAAAGCAGACTTCAATCTGGCCAAACAGAATAACGATGATGAGACAGCCAAAACCGCCAAGGAAACGATGGAGGCACTCCATCTATTCAAAGGGAATATGCAGACTTATCTGCGGGCTTATACGTTCCTGTCCCAGATCTTTGATTATGGAAATACCGACTTCGAAAAACGCTCGATTTTTTACCGGCATCTGCAGCGGCTGCTGAAATTCGGACGCGAGCGCGAAGGCGTGGATCTGTCAGAGGTCAAACTGACTCACCACAATCTGAAAAACCGTGGTAAACAGCAGATGCAATTACACGACAAAGACGGCTTGCAACTGGACCCGATCACCGAAGCGGGCAGTGGTGCCGTTCAGGAGAAGTTGAAAGCCCGACTCAGTGAGATCATCGAAAAGGTGAATGACCTGTTTACCGGCGAACTCAGCGAGAACGACAAACTGGTTTATGTAAATAATGTCATTCTCGGAAAACTGCTCGAATCTGAGACCTTAAGAAAGCAGGCAGGCAGTAATTCGAAAGAACAATTCGGCAATTCTCCCGATCTGGGCTCAGAACTGGATGAAGCCATCATGAACGCCCTGGACGCCCACATCGAAATGAGCACCCAGGCGCTGAACTCAGAGAAAATCAAACAGGGACTGAAAGACATTCTGCTGAATCACACCAACCTGTATGAAGCATTACGCGAACGGTCAACGAGTGCCTAA
- a CDS encoding type I restriction-modification system subunit M: MNQQQLSSFIWSVADLLRGDYKQSEYGKVILPFTVLRRLDCVLEPTKDAVLKEKEKREAANINPEPFLKKKSQQLFYNTSPLDIKKLMGDQDHIRENLFSYIESFSDSVRDIFECFEFHTQVERLAKADLLYMVTEKFANVDLHPDVVSNAQMGLVFEELIRKFAELSNETAGEHFTPREVIRLMVNLLFIEDDDALTKPGIVRSLYDPTAGTGGMLSIAEEHLSGQNPDARLVMYGQELNAESYAICKADMLIKGQDISKIIHGNTLSEDGLPGEHFDYMLSNPPFGVEWKKIQKEIKREHQQDGFNGRFGPGLPRVSDGSLLFLMHLISKMRPAKDGGSRFGIVLNGSPLFTGSAGSGESEIRRYVLENDLLEAIIGLPTDMFYNTGISTYIWIVTNRKPKHRKGKVQLIDASCMWQKMRKSLGSKRKELSSEHIDEITRLFGNAKKVTKGGTPISRIFKTTDFGYQTITVERPERDEDGNIVKETKGKRKGQPKIDTKLRDTEDVPLNEDVDEYFQREVLPHVPDAWIDHDKTKIGYEIPFNRHFYVFKPPRTLDEIDAELKGVTDNIVAMIGELSQ, from the coding sequence ATGAATCAGCAGCAGTTATCCTCTTTCATCTGGTCGGTCGCCGATCTGCTTCGCGGCGATTATAAGCAGTCCGAATACGGCAAAGTCATCCTGCCGTTCACTGTACTGCGGCGGCTGGACTGTGTGCTGGAACCGACGAAAGACGCCGTCCTCAAGGAAAAAGAGAAACGCGAAGCCGCGAACATCAACCCCGAACCGTTCCTGAAGAAAAAGTCGCAACAGCTGTTCTACAATACGTCCCCCCTCGACATCAAAAAACTGATGGGCGATCAGGACCATATCCGCGAAAACCTGTTCTCTTATATCGAGTCCTTTTCAGACAGTGTGCGCGATATCTTCGAATGCTTCGAATTCCACACCCAGGTCGAACGGCTGGCCAAAGCCGATCTACTGTATATGGTCACCGAAAAATTCGCCAATGTCGACCTGCACCCCGATGTCGTCAGCAATGCCCAGATGGGACTGGTCTTTGAAGAACTGATTCGTAAGTTCGCAGAACTCTCCAACGAAACCGCCGGGGAACATTTTACCCCCCGCGAAGTGATCCGGCTGATGGTCAATCTGCTGTTTATCGAAGATGACGACGCCCTGACCAAACCCGGCATCGTGCGTTCCCTCTACGACCCGACAGCGGGAACCGGGGGCATGCTCTCCATTGCCGAAGAACATCTGAGCGGCCAGAACCCCGACGCGCGGCTGGTGATGTACGGTCAGGAACTCAACGCCGAATCCTACGCGATCTGCAAAGCCGACATGCTGATCAAAGGGCAGGACATCAGCAAGATCATCCACGGCAACACCCTCTCCGAAGACGGGCTGCCCGGGGAACATTTCGACTATATGCTCTCCAATCCCCCGTTCGGCGTCGAATGGAAAAAGATTCAAAAGGAAATCAAACGGGAGCACCAGCAGGACGGCTTCAACGGGCGGTTCGGTCCCGGCCTGCCCCGCGTCAGTGATGGTTCACTGTTATTCCTGATGCACCTGATCTCCAAGATGCGGCCCGCGAAAGATGGCGGCAGCCGGTTTGGTATCGTCCTGAACGGGTCCCCTCTGTTTACCGGCAGCGCGGGCAGCGGAGAAAGCGAGATCCGCCGCTATGTACTCGAGAACGATCTGCTTGAAGCTATCATCGGTCTGCCGACTGATATGTTCTATAACACCGGCATCAGCACTTACATCTGGATTGTCACCAACCGCAAGCCGAAACACCGCAAAGGCAAGGTCCAGTTGATCGATGCCAGCTGCATGTGGCAAAAGATGCGCAAAAGTCTGGGCAGCAAACGCAAGGAACTCAGTAGCGAGCATATCGACGAGATCACGCGTCTGTTCGGCAACGCGAAGAAAGTAACCAAAGGTGGCACCCCGATCAGCCGGATTTTCAAAACCACCGACTTCGGCTATCAGACGATTACCGTTGAACGCCCCGAGCGCGACGAAGACGGCAATATCGTGAAAGAGACCAAAGGCAAACGCAAAGGCCAGCCCAAAATCGACACCAAACTCCGCGACACCGAAGACGTTCCCCTCAATGAAGACGTCGACGAATACTTCCAACGGGAAGTCCTGCCCCATGTCCCCGATGCCTGGATCGATCACGACAAAACCAAAATCGGCTACGAAATCCCCTTCAACCGGCATTTCTATGTCTTTAAGCCCCCGCGCACACTGGACGAAATCGACGCGGAATTGAAAGGCGTCACAGATAATATCGTCGCCATGATCGGGGAGCTGTCGCAATGA
- a CDS encoding AAA family ATPase, whose product MNIRNRLTEYIRACFTGIWIESHEHQEALTEIAELCRDEQWQLATWDIDAGLNIPGQSEAEVTGSDPLAAIRAVNALVTPDGTALIVLQNFHRFMQSAEVVQALSRQIIAGKQNRTIVVVLSPVVQIPTELEKMFVVVEHDLPDRDQLEEIARGIATEAGELPEGNELQTVLDAAAGLTRMEAENAFSLSLVRQGRITADAVWELKTQALKKSGLLSLYRGDDDFSHLGGLTALKTFCKRALQQPSRDDPRKRPRGVLLLSPPGCGKSQFCKALGQEVGRPVLNLDVGNLLGSLVGQSEERTRQALRVIDAMAPCVAMIDEVEKAFSGLNGNGDSGVSSRMFGTFLSWLADHQSDVFVVCTANDVSKLPPEFGRSERFDGIFFLDLPGREQKNQIWDQYIRLFSLNPEQERPEDTDWTGAEIRSCCRLAGLLEVTLLEARLNVVPIAVTAAESVEQLRTWANGRWLDADQPGIFHWESPRRKSRRSIKHLSSIN is encoded by the coding sequence TTGAACATAAGAAACCGACTCACCGAATACATCCGGGCTTGCTTTACCGGGATCTGGATCGAATCCCACGAACACCAGGAGGCCCTGACCGAAATTGCAGAGCTCTGCCGGGATGAACAGTGGCAACTTGCTACCTGGGATATCGATGCGGGATTAAACATCCCCGGACAGAGTGAGGCAGAGGTAACCGGTTCTGATCCGCTGGCGGCGATCCGTGCGGTGAATGCCTTGGTCACGCCAGACGGGACAGCCTTGATCGTGCTGCAGAACTTTCACCGGTTTATGCAGTCCGCGGAAGTGGTGCAGGCGTTGTCGCGTCAGATCATCGCCGGCAAGCAGAACCGCACGATTGTAGTGGTGCTGTCTCCCGTGGTCCAGATCCCGACCGAACTGGAGAAAATGTTCGTTGTGGTTGAGCATGATTTGCCTGACCGTGACCAACTGGAAGAGATTGCCCGGGGGATCGCCACCGAAGCCGGGGAATTGCCTGAGGGAAACGAGCTGCAGACAGTGCTTGATGCCGCTGCGGGGCTGACACGGATGGAAGCCGAAAATGCCTTCAGTTTGAGTCTGGTGCGACAGGGACGAATCACTGCTGACGCGGTCTGGGAACTCAAGACTCAGGCACTGAAAAAGAGTGGTCTGTTGTCACTATACCGCGGAGATGACGATTTCAGTCATCTGGGAGGCCTGACAGCCCTCAAGACGTTCTGTAAACGGGCTTTGCAGCAACCGAGCCGAGATGATCCCAGAAAGCGGCCACGGGGCGTTCTGTTGCTGTCTCCGCCCGGGTGCGGGAAATCCCAGTTCTGTAAGGCACTGGGGCAGGAGGTGGGGCGTCCCGTATTAAACCTGGATGTGGGGAACCTCCTCGGTTCGCTGGTAGGGCAGTCGGAAGAGCGGACGCGGCAGGCGTTACGGGTGATTGATGCGATGGCTCCCTGTGTGGCGATGATCGACGAGGTCGAGAAGGCGTTTTCCGGACTGAACGGTAACGGCGACTCAGGTGTCTCCTCCCGCATGTTCGGGACGTTTCTCTCCTGGCTGGCCGATCATCAGTCGGACGTGTTCGTGGTTTGTACGGCAAATGATGTTTCCAAACTGCCGCCGGAATTCGGACGCAGCGAACGGTTTGACGGCATTTTCTTTCTGGACCTGCCGGGCCGGGAGCAGAAAAATCAGATCTGGGACCAGTATATTCGGTTATTCAGTCTCAATCCGGAGCAGGAGCGTCCAGAGGATACCGACTGGACCGGTGCTGAAATTCGCAGTTGCTGTCGGCTGGCAGGTCTGCTGGAGGTGACATTGCTGGAAGCACGGCTAAACGTGGTCCCCATCGCGGTGACTGCGGCTGAGTCTGTCGAGCAGTTACGAACGTGGGCCAACGGTCGTTGGCTCGATGCTGACCAGCCCGGTATCTTCCATTGGGAATCGCCCAGGAGAAAATCCCGCCGAAGTATTAAACATCTTTCTTCAATCAACTGA
- a CDS encoding helix-turn-helix domain-containing protein: MAKRKDILVRFGQRVRKLRKEQGYSQENFAYACELDRTYVGGIERGERNLALRNIERIAKTLDISLAELMDGV; this comes from the coding sequence ATGGCAAAACGAAAAGATATTCTGGTTAGATTTGGACAGCGGGTCCGGAAGCTGCGCAAAGAGCAAGGTTACTCGCAGGAGAATTTTGCCTACGCTTGTGAGCTGGACCGGACTTACGTCGGTGGGATTGAACGGGGAGAACGGAATCTTGCCCTGCGGAACATCGAGCGGATCGCCAAGACACTCGACATCAGTCTGGCAGAGCTGATGGACGGGGTTTGA